The following coding sequences are from one Epilithonimonas vandammei window:
- a CDS encoding DUF5683 domain-containing protein, whose product MKKLLSVLLVLSFSLFFSQVNPNDTIRVENLPKDSIPAAKPRTEPEIVGNITNSNAPAKIQKFSPTKAGLYSAVLPGLGQFYNKKYWKIPIVWGAVGTGVGIAIWNDKNYRRYRNAFVAELNGLPHEFSGITGVDKDVLGNAQDRFKRQRDYAIGIAGLIYILNIVDAVVDAHLYEGRKDPDLALTPAVINDRFSNYESKAGLALTFKF is encoded by the coding sequence ATGAAAAAGTTACTTTCGGTTTTATTAGTACTTTCATTCAGCCTGTTTTTTTCTCAGGTAAACCCAAACGATACAATTCGTGTGGAAAATCTTCCGAAAGACAGTATTCCGGCTGCCAAGCCACGTACAGAGCCAGAGATTGTTGGGAACATCACCAATAGCAATGCACCTGCAAAAATTCAAAAATTCAGCCCGACCAAGGCTGGTTTATATTCTGCGGTTTTGCCGGGATTAGGACAATTTTATAATAAAAAATATTGGAAAATCCCCATCGTTTGGGGTGCTGTTGGAACAGGCGTTGGAATAGCAATTTGGAATGATAAGAACTACAGACGCTACCGCAATGCTTTTGTGGCAGAACTGAACGGACTTCCGCATGAGTTTTCCGGGATTACTGGTGTAGACAAAGATGTTTTAGGAAATGCACAAGACAGATTCAAAAGACAGCGCGATTACGCTATCGGGATTGCAGGACTTATTTATATACTTAATATTGTAGATGCTGTGGTAGATGCTCATCTTTATGAAGGTAGAAAAGATCCTGATTTGGCGCTTACGCCAGCGGTAATTAATGATAGGTTCAGTAACTATGAAAGTAAGGCTGGCCTGGCACTCACTTTTAAATTTTAA
- the dapB gene encoding 4-hydroxy-tetrahydrodipicolinate reductase, whose protein sequence is MKIALVGYGKMGKIIDEISLSRGHEVVARLKETPNRESLKDADVVIEFSNPEAAFENIKVCLENKIPVICGTTGWLDKKPEIERIAAEQNSAFLYGSNFSLGVNLFFAINEKLAKLMNNVDEYQCQLEEIHHIHKKDAPSGTAISIAEGIIENSKYEAWKLDETKGKELGIFAIREDEVPGTHSVFYRSEVDEIEIKHTAFNRNGFALGAVIAAEWIVGKQGVFSMKDVLGL, encoded by the coding sequence ATGAAAATAGCTCTTGTAGGTTACGGAAAGATGGGCAAGATCATTGATGAAATTTCCCTGAGCCGCGGACATGAAGTGGTGGCAAGATTAAAGGAAACGCCAAACAGAGAATCATTAAAAGATGCCGATGTGGTGATCGAATTCTCTAATCCTGAAGCTGCTTTTGAAAATATAAAAGTATGCCTGGAAAACAAAATTCCTGTGATATGTGGTACAACCGGCTGGCTGGATAAAAAACCTGAAATCGAAAGAATAGCAGCTGAACAAAACAGTGCATTTTTGTACGGTTCCAATTTCAGTTTGGGTGTCAATCTGTTTTTTGCAATCAACGAAAAACTGGCAAAATTGATGAATAATGTTGATGAATATCAATGTCAATTAGAAGAAATTCATCACATTCACAAAAAAGATGCACCAAGCGGAACGGCGATTTCCATTGCCGAAGGTATTATCGAAAATTCTAAATACGAAGCCTGGAAACTGGATGAAACCAAGGGTAAAGAATTAGGTATTTTTGCCATCAGGGAAGATGAAGTTCCTGGGACGCACAGTGTTTTCTACAGGTCAGAAGTAGATGAGATAGAAATCAAACATACCGCTTTCAACAGGAATGGATTTGCGCTGGGAGCGGTTATCGCTGCAGAATGGATTGTAGGAAAACAAGGTGTTTTTTCTATGAAAGATGTTTTGGGTTTATAA